In Streptomyces violaceusniger Tu 4113, one DNA window encodes the following:
- a CDS encoding response regulator, whose protein sequence is MTTACEKAGILIVDDLEENLIALEAVLGPLEQQLVRARSGEEALKAMLRQDFAVVLLDVLMPGMDGFETAANIKRLDQTKDVPIILLTGTDADSDYAYRGYAIGAADFLTKPFDPWLLRTKVNVFLEMHRKNCRLEARTEQLADRVAELERTVEGLRKYTAES, encoded by the coding sequence ATGACGACCGCATGCGAGAAGGCCGGAATCCTCATCGTCGACGACTTGGAAGAGAACCTGATCGCGCTGGAGGCCGTCCTCGGCCCGCTCGAACAGCAACTCGTCCGCGCCCGCTCCGGCGAGGAGGCGCTGAAGGCGATGCTGCGGCAGGACTTCGCCGTCGTTCTGCTCGATGTGCTGATGCCGGGTATGGACGGCTTCGAGACCGCCGCCAACATCAAGCGGCTCGACCAGACCAAGGACGTCCCGATCATCCTGCTGACCGGGACCGACGCCGACTCCGACTACGCCTACCGAGGCTATGCGATCGGCGCCGCGGACTTCCTCACCAAACCCTTCGACCCCTGGTTGCTGCGGACGAAGGTCAATGTGTTCCTGGAGATGCACCGCAAGAACTGCCGGCTCGAGGCGCGGACCGAGCAACTGGCCGATCGGGTCGCGGAGCTGGAGCGCACGGTCGAGGGGTTGCGGAAGTACACCGCCGAGAGTTGA
- a CDS encoding HAMP domain-containing protein, whose translation MALDPITTDTSPARPADSADSAGPSGPACNAETTSELRSLLAAMNALCDGDFTVRADPSAEGVVGEMAGVFNQLVLRNAHLAGELQRVRREVVRQGRLDERIAASPGQGAWTTSVDAANHLLDALVGPVSNATRVLDAIASGDLTQRVDLHDGNRQLRGDLRRLGRGVNRTVDQLSLFTGELTRIAREVGTEGRLGGRAKVQGLSGDWRMVTEAVNTMASRLTAQVRDIAEVTTGVARGDLTRQVTVEATGELLELKLTVNTMVDQLGAFADEVTRVAREVGTEGELGGRAGVPGVSGVWKDLTDNVNFMASNLTSQVRNIAQVTTAVANGDLSQKITVDARGEILQLKSTINTMVDQLSAFADEVTRVAREVGTEGELGGRAQVRGVSGVWKDLTENVNFMADNLTSQVRNIAQVATAVAEGDLSKTITVEAKGEILELKSTINTMVDRLSSFADEVTRVAREVGTEGNLGGQAQVRDVSGVWKDLTENVNSMALNLTSQVRNIAQVTTAVANGDLSKKITVDARGEILELKETVNTMVQQLRSFADEVTRVARDVGTEGQLGGRAGVPGVSGVWKDLTDNVNFMASNLTSQVRNIAQVATAVAEGDLSKKIDVDARGEILELKTTINTMVDTLSSFSDEVTRVAREVGSEGRLGGQARVEGVYGTWKRLTTGVNELALNLTTQVRAIAEVASAVAQGDMSGSISVEAQGEVAALKNNVNLMVANLRETTRAKDWLESNLARIAALMQGHRDLVEVADLILSELTPLVNAQFGAFFLSAAGAKPGEGLELIAGYGTDQDAVGGDGQTPRTGPPGRGLVAQAAVGKKRILINDVPPDYLAINSGLGSALPASVVILPILYEDQVLGVIELASFSRFSEVHLAFVDQFVNTIGVSINTIIANARTESLLSESQRLTTELRQRSNELQRSNAELEEKAALLATASQYKSEFLANMSHELRTPLNSLLILARLLADNPEGRLSGQEVQFAATIHRSGSDLLQLINDILDLSKIEAGRMDVRPKKLPLVKILDYVNATFRPLAVDRRLSFEIAVGEDVPREMFSDEQRLQQILRNLLSNALKFTSSGGVTLRVERTPGAEFEEEALRSADAVIAFAVTDTGIGIPPEKLPVIFEAFQQSDGTTSRKYGGTGLGLSISREIAGMLGGRIVAESELGVGSRFTLYVPVHYSGVAPVPDPSDPRATGSTVPAAAPAPDETLPDTTDHAPSGVFGEAEGLVAARALSGGAETGGGDEARDYDDGWPGATQLKEWQRGRSGRVLDGRRILIVDDDIRNVFALTHVLGRVGMTVKYAENGREGLEVLHRNPDVSLVLMDVMMPEMDGYETIRAIRSTPRLADMPILALTAKVMPGDREKAIDSGANGYVPKPVDVDRLMSAIIELLDPVGQAGSGDAAAPGGDAAVDRGDAAASGGDPAVVGGDAVASGGDAFDDASLGVPRGVEDGPGDDGEGTGRDGSVPDETGPPRPRQGE comes from the coding sequence ATGGCACTCGACCCGATCACCACCGACACTTCCCCGGCGCGGCCCGCGGACAGTGCGGATTCCGCTGGGCCGTCCGGCCCGGCGTGCAATGCGGAGACCACGTCCGAGCTGCGTTCCCTGCTCGCGGCGATGAACGCACTGTGCGACGGTGACTTCACTGTCCGTGCGGACCCCTCGGCCGAGGGTGTGGTCGGCGAGATGGCCGGGGTCTTCAACCAGCTCGTGCTGCGCAACGCGCATCTGGCCGGGGAACTGCAGCGGGTGCGCCGAGAGGTGGTGCGCCAGGGCAGGCTGGACGAGCGGATCGCCGCGAGCCCCGGTCAGGGGGCCTGGACGACCAGCGTGGACGCGGCCAATCACCTGCTGGACGCCCTGGTCGGCCCGGTGTCCAACGCCACGCGGGTGCTCGACGCGATCGCGTCGGGCGACCTGACCCAGCGGGTGGATCTGCACGACGGCAACCGCCAGCTCCGCGGCGATCTGCGGCGGCTGGGGCGCGGAGTGAACCGCACGGTGGACCAGCTCTCGCTGTTCACCGGCGAGCTGACCCGGATCGCCCGCGAGGTCGGCACCGAGGGCCGGCTGGGCGGCCGGGCCAAGGTGCAGGGGCTCTCCGGCGACTGGCGCATGGTGACGGAGGCCGTCAACACCATGGCCTCCCGGCTGACCGCACAGGTCCGCGACATCGCCGAGGTGACCACCGGGGTCGCCCGCGGTGACCTCACCCGCCAGGTGACCGTCGAGGCCACCGGTGAGCTGCTGGAGCTCAAGCTCACCGTGAACACCATGGTCGACCAGCTCGGGGCGTTCGCCGACGAGGTGACGCGGGTGGCCCGCGAGGTGGGCACCGAGGGCGAGCTGGGCGGCCGGGCCGGAGTGCCGGGCGTCTCCGGGGTCTGGAAGGACCTTACGGACAACGTCAACTTCATGGCGTCCAACCTGACCTCGCAGGTCCGCAACATCGCCCAGGTGACCACGGCGGTCGCCAACGGCGATCTCTCGCAGAAGATCACCGTGGATGCGCGGGGCGAGATCCTGCAGCTCAAGTCGACGATCAACACCATGGTGGACCAGCTCTCCGCCTTCGCCGACGAGGTGACGCGGGTGGCCCGCGAGGTGGGCACCGAGGGTGAGCTGGGCGGCCGGGCCCAGGTCAGGGGCGTCTCCGGGGTCTGGAAGGACCTTACGGAGAACGTCAACTTCATGGCCGACAACCTGACCTCGCAGGTCCGCAACATCGCCCAGGTCGCCACCGCCGTGGCGGAGGGCGATCTGAGCAAGACGATCACGGTGGAGGCGAAGGGCGAGATCCTGGAGCTGAAGTCGACGATCAACACCATGGTGGACCGGCTGTCGTCCTTCGCCGACGAGGTGACCCGGGTGGCCCGCGAGGTGGGCACCGAGGGCAACCTCGGCGGCCAGGCCCAGGTCCGCGACGTGTCCGGGGTCTGGAAGGACCTTACGGAGAACGTCAACTCCATGGCCCTGAACCTGACCTCCCAGGTCCGCAACATCGCCCAGGTCACCACGGCGGTCGCCAACGGCGATCTCTCGAAGAAGATCACGGTCGATGCCCGGGGCGAGATCCTGGAGCTCAAGGAGACCGTGAACACCATGGTCCAGCAGTTGCGCTCGTTCGCCGACGAGGTCACCCGGGTGGCCCGCGACGTCGGCACCGAGGGCCAACTGGGCGGCCGGGCCGGAGTGCCGGGCGTCTCCGGGGTCTGGAAGGACCTTACGGACAACGTCAACTTCATGGCGTCCAACCTGACCTCGCAGGTCCGCAACATCGCCCAGGTCGCCACCGCCGTGGCCGAGGGCGATCTGAGCAAGAAGATCGACGTTGACGCGCGCGGCGAGATCCTCGAGCTGAAGACCACCATCAACACCATGGTCGACACGCTCTCCTCGTTCTCCGACGAGGTGACCCGGGTGGCCCGCGAGGTCGGCAGCGAGGGCCGCCTGGGCGGCCAGGCCCGGGTCGAGGGCGTCTACGGCACCTGGAAGCGGCTGACCACCGGCGTCAATGAGCTCGCCCTCAACCTCACCACCCAGGTGCGCGCGATCGCCGAGGTCGCCTCCGCCGTCGCCCAGGGTGATATGTCCGGGTCCATCTCGGTCGAGGCACAGGGCGAGGTCGCGGCGCTGAAGAACAACGTCAATCTGATGGTCGCCAACCTCCGCGAGACCACCCGCGCCAAGGACTGGCTGGAGTCCAACCTGGCCCGTATCGCGGCCCTGATGCAGGGCCACCGCGATTTGGTCGAGGTCGCCGATCTGATCCTGAGCGAGCTGACCCCGCTGGTCAACGCGCAGTTCGGGGCGTTCTTCCTGAGCGCGGCCGGTGCCAAGCCCGGTGAGGGACTCGAGCTCATCGCCGGATACGGCACCGATCAGGACGCGGTCGGCGGCGACGGCCAGACGCCGCGGACCGGACCCCCGGGCCGCGGGCTGGTCGCCCAGGCGGCGGTGGGGAAGAAGCGGATCCTCATCAACGACGTCCCGCCCGACTACCTCGCCATCAACTCCGGGCTCGGCTCCGCGCTCCCGGCCAGCGTGGTCATCCTGCCGATCCTCTACGAGGACCAGGTGCTCGGAGTGATCGAACTGGCCTCGTTCAGCCGGTTCAGCGAGGTCCACCTGGCCTTCGTCGACCAGTTCGTGAACACCATCGGCGTCTCGATCAACACCATCATCGCCAACGCCCGCACCGAGTCGCTGCTCTCCGAGTCCCAGCGGCTCACCACCGAGCTGCGCCAGCGCTCCAACGAGCTGCAGCGCTCCAACGCGGAGCTGGAGGAGAAGGCCGCGCTGCTGGCGACCGCCTCCCAGTACAAGTCCGAGTTCCTGGCCAATATGTCGCATGAGCTGCGCACCCCGCTGAACTCGCTGCTCATCCTGGCCCGGCTGCTCGCCGACAACCCCGAAGGGCGGCTGTCCGGCCAGGAGGTGCAGTTCGCCGCCACCATCCACCGCTCCGGTTCCGATCTGCTCCAGCTGATCAACGACATCCTGGATCTGTCGAAGATCGAGGCGGGCCGGATGGACGTCCGTCCGAAGAAGCTGCCGCTGGTCAAGATCCTGGACTATGTGAACGCCACGTTCCGGCCGCTGGCCGTCGACCGCCGGCTGTCGTTCGAGATCGCGGTGGGCGAGGACGTACCGCGCGAGATGTTCTCCGATGAGCAGCGGCTCCAGCAGATTCTGCGCAATCTGCTCTCCAACGCCCTGAAGTTCACCTCCTCGGGCGGGGTGACGCTGCGCGTCGAGCGCACCCCGGGAGCGGAGTTCGAGGAGGAGGCGCTGCGGTCCGCGGACGCCGTGATCGCCTTCGCCGTCACCGACACCGGTATCGGCATCCCGCCGGAGAAGCTGCCGGTGATCTTCGAGGCGTTCCAGCAGTCCGACGGCACGACCAGCCGCAAGTACGGCGGCACCGGCCTCGGCCTGTCCATCAGCCGGGAGATCGCCGGAATGCTCGGCGGCCGGATCGTGGCCGAGAGCGAACTGGGCGTCGGCTCCCGCTTCACCCTCTACGTCCCCGTGCACTACAGCGGCGTCGCCCCGGTCCCCGACCCCTCGGACCCCAGGGCCACCGGCTCCACCGTCCCGGCGGCGGCCCCCGCCCCGGACGAGACGCTGCCGGACACCACCGACCACGCCCCCAGCGGGGTCTTCGGCGAGGCGGAGGGCCTGGTCGCCGCCCGGGCCCTGAGCGGCGGGGCCGAGACCGGGGGCGGAGACGAGGCCAGGGACTACGACGACGGCTGGCCGGGGGCCACCCAGCTCAAGGAGTGGCAGCGCGGACGCTCCGGCCGGGTGCTGGACGGCCGCCGCATCCTGATCGTCGACGACGACATACGGAACGTCTTCGCGCTCACGCATGTGCTGGGGCGGGTCGGCATGACGGTGAAGTACGCGGAGAACGGCCGCGAGGGGCTGGAGGTACTTCATCGCAACCCCGACGTCTCGCTGGTCCTGATGGACGTGATGATGCCCGAGATGGATGGGTACGAGACGATCCGGGCCATCCGGAGCACACCCCGGCTCGCCGATATGCCGATCCTCGCCCTGACCGCGAAGGTCATGCCCGGCGACCGGGAGAAGGCCATCGACAGCGGCGCGAACGGCTATGTCCCCAAGCCCGTGGACGTCGACCGGCTGATGTCGGCGATCATCGAGCTGCTCGATCCGGTGGGGCAGGCGGGGAGCGGTGACGCTGCCGCGCCAGGTGGTGACGCTGCTGTGGATCGTGGTGACGCCGCCGCCTCCGGTGGTGACCCTGCTGTGGTTGGCGGTGACGCCGTCGCGTCTGGCGGTGACGCCTTCGACGATGCGTCGCTCGGTGTGCCGCGCGGTGTCGAGGACGGCCCTGGGGATGACGGTGAGGGCACCGGCCGGGACGGGAGCGTACCCGACGAGACCGGTCCGCCGAGGCCGAGGCAGGGGGAGTGA
- a CDS encoding SpoIIE family protein phosphatase, giving the protein MGALFPLARESVSRTTLPGSVRAPGAARTFVRTALTGRSAAEAFEPVALDERSIDDAVLLVSELVTNAVLHAGTRVEVVCRLQPGAATADEGDTMGQPDETPAPADPPRRPGIVVEVADLHPASTVYGGPETQRRGRGRGLQLIGALAEAWGVTYHRTRKAVWFRLDAERAVPESDAVPTSALGRELRFAETLAPVTPREQRDPTADWVDRGGPSFLAEASELLTGQLDENMVAALAGQLLVPRLADWCAVWLTTPGGGLQLARVWHSDEHRIGALRLSLERHPPPTGLGSAGTSWPWPGIADSQGGSAVCFPLIAHGRSHGALLIGRAGVPRMAEVVVRLSEDVARRVAQAVATARQYTRQATISRALQRRQLPMSLAHIPGVDSAIVYEPHGEGQTVGGDFYDLFPMGDRRWCFLLGDVQGSDPEAMSVTGLARHLVRLLAREGHGVESVLNRLNQALVEEDAEAAEIDGEQSRPRFLSLLYGELEPDPEGGSARCTLASAGHPLPLRLTTDGTVAPAASPQMLLGIDENPDFHADTLNLAPGETLLCVTDGVTERRNGVRQLDDDDGLSDILRNCVGLGAKAVAERVRRATYDFSPEPIDDDLAVLVLEAVPTVEPPRAP; this is encoded by the coding sequence GTGGGAGCTTTGTTTCCTCTCGCGCGTGAGTCCGTCTCACGGACAACGCTGCCCGGAAGCGTGCGCGCACCCGGCGCAGCGCGCACCTTCGTCCGTACGGCACTTACGGGACGGAGCGCCGCGGAGGCGTTCGAGCCGGTCGCCCTCGACGAGCGGTCGATCGACGACGCGGTGCTGCTGGTGAGCGAGCTGGTCACCAACGCGGTTCTGCACGCGGGCACCCGGGTCGAGGTGGTCTGCCGGCTCCAGCCCGGTGCCGCCACCGCCGACGAGGGCGACACCATGGGGCAGCCCGACGAGACGCCCGCCCCGGCCGACCCGCCGAGACGGCCGGGGATCGTCGTGGAGGTGGCGGACCTCCACCCCGCCAGCACCGTCTACGGAGGGCCCGAGACCCAGCGCCGGGGCCGCGGCCGCGGACTCCAACTGATCGGGGCACTCGCCGAAGCCTGGGGCGTGACCTACCACCGCACCCGTAAGGCGGTCTGGTTCCGGCTGGACGCCGAGCGCGCGGTGCCCGAGTCCGACGCCGTCCCCACCAGCGCGCTCGGGCGTGAGCTGCGGTTCGCCGAGACCCTCGCCCCCGTGACGCCGCGCGAGCAGCGCGATCCGACCGCCGATTGGGTCGACCGCGGCGGGCCGTCCTTCCTCGCCGAGGCCAGCGAACTGCTCACCGGCCAACTCGACGAGAACATGGTCGCCGCCCTCGCCGGGCAGCTTCTGGTGCCCCGGCTGGCCGACTGGTGCGCGGTCTGGCTGACCACCCCGGGCGGCGGGCTGCAGCTCGCCCGCGTCTGGCACAGCGATGAGCACCGTATCGGCGCGCTCCGCCTGTCGCTGGAGCGGCATCCGCCGCCCACCGGGCTCGGTTCGGCGGGCACCTCCTGGCCCTGGCCCGGGATCGCGGACAGCCAGGGCGGATCGGCGGTGTGCTTCCCGCTGATCGCACACGGCCGCAGCCATGGCGCTCTGCTCATCGGCCGGGCGGGCGTGCCACGGATGGCGGAGGTCGTGGTGCGGCTCTCGGAGGACGTGGCGCGACGGGTGGCCCAGGCAGTGGCCACGGCCCGGCAGTACACCCGGCAGGCGACGATCAGCCGGGCACTGCAGCGCCGGCAGCTACCCATGTCGCTCGCCCACATCCCGGGGGTGGACTCGGCGATCGTCTACGAGCCGCACGGCGAGGGACAGACCGTCGGCGGCGACTTCTACGACCTGTTCCCCATGGGCGACCGCCGCTGGTGCTTCCTGCTGGGCGACGTCCAGGGCAGCGATCCGGAGGCGATGTCGGTCACGGGGCTGGCCCGCCATCTGGTCCGGCTGCTGGCCCGTGAGGGCCATGGTGTCGAGTCGGTGCTCAACCGGCTGAACCAGGCGCTGGTGGAGGAGGACGCGGAGGCGGCCGAGATCGACGGCGAACAGTCCCGGCCGCGCTTCCTGAGCCTGCTGTACGGGGAGCTGGAGCCCGACCCGGAAGGGGGCAGCGCCCGCTGCACCCTGGCGAGCGCCGGCCATCCGCTGCCGCTGCGGCTGACCACCGACGGTACGGTCGCGCCCGCCGCCAGCCCCCAGATGCTGCTCGGCATCGACGAGAACCCGGACTTCCACGCCGACACGCTGAACCTGGCGCCCGGCGAGACGCTGCTGTGCGTCACCGACGGGGTGACCGAGCGGCGCAACGGCGTCCGTCAGCTCGATGACGACGACGGCCTCTCGGACATCCTGCGGAACTGCGTCGGGCTGGGGGCCAAGGCGGTCGCGGAGCGGGTGCGGCGCGCCACGTATGACTTCAGCCCCGAGCCGATCGACGACGACCTCGCCGTGCTGGTACTGGAGGCGGTGCCGACGGTGGAGCCGCCGCGAGCGCCATGA
- a CDS encoding enoyl-CoA hydratase/isomerase family protein — protein sequence MTLLDKDGVQLTVDDTVATVTLTNPAKRNAQSPALWRALAEAGKLVPGTVRIVVLRAEGKSFSAGLDRQAFTPEGFDGEPSFLELGRGSDSELDAAIAEYQEAFTWWRRNDIVSIAAVQGHAIGAGFQLALACDLRVCAEDAQFAMRETSLGLVPDLTGTHPLVGLVGYARALEICATGRFVHAEEAVRTGLANLVVPAAELDGAVQDLAAALLAAPRDAVIETKALLRGAVDRTYEDQRVAERAAQARRLRDLAGLTD from the coding sequence GTGACCCTGCTCGACAAGGACGGCGTTCAGCTCACCGTCGATGACACGGTCGCCACGGTGACCCTGACCAACCCGGCGAAGCGCAACGCCCAGTCGCCCGCCTTGTGGCGGGCGCTGGCCGAGGCGGGGAAGCTGGTGCCGGGCACCGTGCGCATCGTGGTGCTGCGCGCCGAGGGCAAGTCCTTCTCGGCGGGCCTGGACCGCCAGGCGTTCACGCCCGAGGGGTTCGACGGCGAGCCGTCGTTCCTCGAGCTGGGGCGCGGCTCAGACAGTGAACTGGACGCCGCCATTGCCGAGTACCAGGAGGCGTTCACCTGGTGGCGGCGGAACGACATCGTGTCGATCGCCGCCGTCCAGGGTCATGCCATCGGGGCCGGTTTCCAGCTCGCGCTCGCCTGTGATCTGCGGGTCTGCGCGGAGGACGCACAGTTCGCCATGCGCGAGACCAGCCTCGGGCTGGTGCCGGACCTCACCGGCACCCATCCGCTGGTCGGCCTCGTGGGATATGCCCGGGCGCTGGAGATCTGCGCGACCGGGCGCTTCGTCCATGCCGAGGAGGCCGTGCGGACCGGGCTCGCCAATCTCGTGGTGCCCGCCGCCGAGCTCGACGGCGCGGTCCAGGACCTGGCGGCGGCCCTTCTCGCCGCGCCCCGCGACGCCGTGATCGAGACCAAGGCGCTGCTGCGGGGGGCCGTGGACCGCACCTACGAGGACCAGCGCGTCGCCGAGCGCGCCGCCCAGGCCCGCCGGCTGCGCGACCTGGCGGGGCTGACGGACTAG
- a CDS encoding helix-turn-helix domain-containing protein: MAETLKKGSRVTGAAREKLAADLKKKYDSGASIRALAEETGRSYGFVHRMLSESGVSLRGRGGATRGKKAATA, encoded by the coding sequence GTGGCCGAGACTCTGAAGAAGGGCAGCCGGGTGACCGGCGCCGCGCGCGAAAAGCTCGCGGCAGACCTGAAGAAGAAGTACGACTCCGGGGCGAGCATCCGGGCGCTGGCCGAGGAGACCGGCCGTTCCTATGGATTCGTTCACCGGATGCTCAGTGAGTCCGGAGTTTCCCTACGGGGACGCGGCGGCGCGACGCGAGGCAAGAAGGCCGCCACGGCCTGA
- a CDS encoding ABC-F family ATP-binding cassette domain-containing protein → MITASGVELRAGARVLIESASFRIAKGDRIGLVGRNGAGKTTLTKCLAGEGIPTAGTITRSGQVGYLPQDPRTGDLDVLARDRILSARDLDSVLRKMRENEDRMANGKGATRERAMKKYERLETEFLTKGGYAAEAEAATFAASLGLPDRVLGQPLHTLSGGQRRRVELARILFSDSDIMLLDEPTNHLDADSITWLRDYLKTYSGGFIVISHDVDLVETVVNKVFYLDANRSVIDIYNMGWKLYQAQREADEKRRKRERANAEKKAAALNSQADKMRAKATKTVAAQNMARRAERLLAGLDDVRQSDKVAKLRFPDPAPCGKTPLTAEGLSKSYGSLEIFTDVDLAVDKGSRVVILGLNGAGKTTLLRLLAGVEKPDTGEVTPGHGLKLGYYAQEHETLDPDRTVLENMRSAAPDLDLVDIRKTLGSFLFSGDDVDKPAGVLSGGEKTRLALATLVVSSANVLLLDEPTNNLDPASREEILGALRTFAGAVVLVTHDEGAVDALQPERIILLPDGVEDLWGEAYADLVALA, encoded by the coding sequence GTGATCACCGCCTCCGGCGTCGAGCTGCGTGCCGGCGCTCGCGTCCTCATCGAGTCCGCTTCCTTCCGCATCGCCAAGGGCGACCGCATCGGCCTGGTCGGCCGCAACGGCGCGGGCAAGACCACGCTCACCAAGTGTCTGGCCGGTGAGGGCATCCCGACCGCCGGCACCATCACCCGCTCCGGTCAGGTCGGCTACCTCCCGCAGGACCCGCGCACCGGCGATCTCGACGTCCTCGCCCGCGACCGCATCCTCTCGGCCCGCGACCTCGACTCCGTGCTCCGCAAGATGCGCGAGAACGAGGACCGGATGGCCAACGGCAAGGGCGCCACCCGCGAGCGCGCGATGAAGAAGTACGAGCGCCTGGAGACCGAGTTCCTCACCAAGGGCGGCTACGCCGCCGAGGCGGAGGCCGCGACCTTCGCGGCCAGCCTCGGCCTGCCCGACCGGGTGCTCGGCCAGCCGCTCCATACGCTCTCCGGCGGTCAGCGGCGCCGGGTCGAGCTGGCCCGGATCCTCTTCTCGGATTCCGACATCATGCTGCTGGACGAGCCCACCAACCACCTCGACGCCGACTCGATCACCTGGCTGCGGGACTACCTCAAGACCTACAGCGGCGGCTTCATCGTGATCTCCCACGATGTCGACCTCGTCGAGACGGTCGTCAACAAGGTCTTCTACCTGGACGCCAACCGCTCGGTGATCGACATCTACAACATGGGCTGGAAGCTCTACCAGGCCCAGCGCGAGGCGGATGAGAAGCGCCGCAAGCGCGAGCGCGCCAACGCCGAGAAGAAGGCCGCGGCGCTCAACTCGCAGGCCGACAAGATGCGCGCCAAGGCGACCAAGACCGTGGCCGCGCAGAACATGGCCCGCCGCGCCGAGCGGCTGCTGGCCGGTCTGGACGACGTCCGGCAGAGCGACAAGGTCGCCAAGCTCCGCTTCCCCGACCCGGCCCCGTGCGGCAAGACCCCGCTGACCGCCGAGGGGCTGTCGAAGTCGTACGGCTCGCTGGAGATCTTCACCGATGTGGACCTGGCCGTCGACAAGGGGTCCCGGGTCGTCATCCTGGGGCTGAACGGCGCCGGTAAGACGACCCTGCTGCGGCTGCTGGCCGGGGTCGAGAAGCCCGACACCGGCGAGGTGACCCCCGGCCACGGGCTGAAGCTGGGCTACTACGCGCAGGAGCACGAGACGCTCGACCCGGACCGCACCGTCCTGGAGAACATGCGCTCCGCCGCCCCGGATCTGGACCTGGTCGACATCCGTAAGACGCTCGGGTCGTTCCTGTTCTCCGGCGACGACGTGGACAAGCCGGCCGGAGTGCTCTCCGGCGGTGAGAAGACCCGGCTCGCGCTGGCCACCCTGGTGGTCTCCTCGGCCAATGTGCTGCTCCTGGACGAGCCCACCAACAACCTCGACCCGGCCAGCCGCGAGGAGATCCTCGGCGCGCTGCGCACCTTCGCCGGTGCGGTGGTGCTGGTGACCCACGACGAGGGCGCCGTCGACGCGCTGCAGCCGGAGCGGATCATTCTGCTTCCGGACGGTGTCGAGGATCTGTGGGGCGAGGCCTACGCGGACCTCGTCGCGCTCGCCTGA
- a CDS encoding alpha/beta hydrolase has translation MRLRTTAVAAATTLLSAGVAAVAAGRYATDAALKPAPDRPLPNEPPLTVHATAAGQITLTRSLASLRPGVYGLTGRSCHAVVGPVIEDAPHPADCVVRRLERVTHGDLTPGTRVRLTPQVYIGDPRDALGIDHADVDVPGELGPLPAWFIPGERSTWVITIHGLGTTREHPMVVMPFLRKLRVPVLDLAYRGDPGAPRPEDGISHLGDTEWRDLDAALRYAVAYGATGIVLHGWSIGASMALHAAANSALRHRVLGLVLDSPVLDWQATLRALAAARGIPAPLLPLALRAAEGRTGLHDSVLPEVADPERLSVPTLVAHGPDDTLAPWHASREFADRRRDLVTLHTVRRAPHAAMWNADPKGYEEALRRFLIPLL, from the coding sequence ATGCGTCTGCGGACAACGGCGGTCGCGGCCGCCACCACTTTGCTCAGTGCCGGCGTGGCCGCGGTGGCGGCCGGACGGTACGCCACCGACGCGGCGCTGAAACCGGCCCCCGACCGTCCGCTGCCGAACGAGCCCCCGCTCACCGTGCACGCGACCGCGGCCGGCCAGATCACCCTGACCCGCTCGCTCGCCTCGCTGCGCCCCGGCGTCTACGGCCTTACCGGCCGCTCCTGCCACGCCGTCGTCGGCCCCGTCATCGAGGACGCCCCGCACCCCGCCGACTGCGTGGTGCGCCGCCTGGAGCGGGTCACCCACGGCGACCTCACCCCCGGCACCCGGGTGCGGCTGACCCCCCAGGTGTACATCGGCGATCCGCGGGACGCGCTCGGCATCGACCACGCCGACGTCGACGTGCCCGGCGAACTCGGCCCGCTGCCCGCCTGGTTCATCCCCGGCGAACGCTCCACATGGGTGATCACCATCCATGGCCTCGGCACCACCCGTGAGCACCCTATGGTCGTCATGCCCTTCCTGCGGAAGCTGCGGGTGCCGGTGCTCGACCTCGCCTACCGCGGGGACCCCGGCGCCCCCCGGCCCGAGGACGGTATCTCCCACCTCGGCGACACCGAGTGGCGCGACCTGGACGCGGCCCTCCGCTACGCGGTGGCGTACGGGGCGACCGGGATCGTGCTGCACGGCTGGTCCATCGGCGCCTCGATGGCCCTCCACGCCGCCGCGAACTCCGCGCTGCGCCACCGCGTCCTCGGCCTCGTCCTGGACTCCCCGGTGCTCGACTGGCAGGCCACCCTGCGCGCCCTCGCCGCGGCCCGCGGCATTCCCGCGCCGCTGCTCCCACTCGCGCTGCGGGCCGCCGAGGGGCGCACCGGGCTCCACGACAGCGTGCTTCCGGAGGTGGCCGATCCCGAGCGGTTGTCCGTGCCCACGCTCGTCGCCCATGGCCCCGACGACACCCTCGCGCCCTGGCACGCCTCGCGCGAATTCGCCGACCGCAGACGCGACCTGGTCACCCTTCACACGGTACGGCGGGCCCCCCACGCGGCCATGTGGAACGCGGACCCCAAGGGGTACGAGGAGGCTCTGCGGCGCTTTCTGATACCGCTCCTGTAG